One Natrinema halophilum genomic window carries:
- the dapF gene encoding diaminopimelate epimerase, translating to MTVPFQKYHGTGNDFLIIHADEYVPDRGALAERACDRDTGVGADGILYLALEPKFNPPRVVMTLVQPDGSVAPMCGNGARCAAEWAMDRTGTDSVMIDTQAGTLRADRTDDGDITIEMGTATFDPEKIPVDADNQVFEEEIEGLEVTMVNTGVPHAVAFVDDVDDVDLEAIAPPIRYADVFPKGTNVSIASPNGSGGFHQRTYERGVEAETESCGTGAVAIAVVARRLGRTDSDPVEVSPPGGVLRVSFNERGNATLTGPVEHEFDGEVAVESPIEP from the coding sequence ATGACCGTTCCATTCCAGAAGTACCACGGCACCGGCAACGACTTTCTAATCATCCATGCGGACGAATACGTCCCCGACCGCGGCGCACTCGCCGAACGCGCGTGCGACCGCGACACCGGCGTCGGTGCCGATGGCATCCTCTATCTCGCTTTGGAGCCGAAATTCAACCCGCCCCGCGTCGTCATGACGCTCGTCCAACCCGACGGTTCGGTTGCGCCGATGTGCGGCAACGGCGCCCGCTGCGCCGCCGAGTGGGCGATGGACCGTACGGGAACCGACAGCGTAATGATCGATACGCAGGCGGGAACGCTACGGGCCGATCGGACCGACGATGGCGACATCACCATCGAGATGGGTACGGCCACGTTCGACCCGGAAAAGATCCCAGTCGACGCCGACAACCAGGTGTTCGAAGAGGAGATCGAGGGGCTCGAGGTGACGATGGTAAACACCGGTGTTCCCCATGCCGTCGCGTTCGTCGACGATGTGGACGACGTCGATCTCGAGGCGATCGCGCCGCCCATTCGTTACGCTGACGTCTTCCCGAAGGGAACGAACGTCTCCATCGCGAGTCCCAACGGATCGGGCGGCTTCCATCAGCGAACCTACGAACGCGGCGTCGAGGCGGAGACCGAGTCTTGTGGTACCGGCGCGGTTGCCATCGCCGTCGTCGCGCGCCGACTGGGGCGGACGGATTCCGACCCGGTCGAGGTCTCCCCACCCGGTGGCGTCTTGCGTGTGAGCTTCAACGAACGCGGAAACGCGACGCTTACCGGTCCCGTCGAACACGAGTTCGACGGCGAAGTCGCCGTCGAGTCACCGATCGAGCCGTGA
- a CDS encoding M20 family metallopeptidase yields the protein MTGERRDDTFDSIAFLEEAVQYPSHEDVGPMREFLHETLTDRGLEAQIDDGGNVLAARGPPEADAETHVVLNTHIDTVSPHVPFERTTDDSGTDAVRGRGSCDAKGPLAAILSAFFTVEPVDGRVTLAITPDEEVLSTGAYELVSDEDAPTRNADAVIVGEPTGLDVCTAAKGRFQGTIHLSGANAHAAEPETGTNAVAALEPVLESIRTFEEREDSPPAHPQLGAATLTPTVVEGGEATNQVPADCALTVDRRSVPPETADEFHESLTAHLRAAVPDDVDVEFHFTDRPTPFLEAWETDPDARVVDVLADAAGGDVRPFTAATEASYFAADAPTVVFGPGVLADEEGAVAHAPREYVRVADVRAAARALETTLSELLA from the coding sequence GTGACAGGGGAGAGACGGGACGACACGTTCGATTCGATCGCATTTCTCGAGGAGGCCGTTCAGTACCCCTCTCACGAGGACGTCGGACCGATGCGGGAGTTTCTGCACGAAACACTCACAGACCGGGGATTGGAGGCACAAATCGACGATGGTGGAAACGTTTTGGCTGCTCGTGGCCCGCCGGAAGCTGATGCCGAAACCCACGTCGTGTTGAACACGCACATCGATACGGTGTCGCCGCACGTTCCGTTCGAGCGCACCACCGACGACAGTGGTACTGACGCCGTTCGGGGACGGGGATCCTGCGACGCAAAGGGGCCCCTGGCGGCCATTCTCTCGGCCTTTTTCACCGTGGAGCCGGTCGACGGTCGCGTGACGCTCGCGATCACGCCCGACGAGGAAGTCCTCTCGACGGGTGCGTACGAGCTGGTCTCGGACGAGGACGCGCCGACGCGGAACGCGGACGCGGTGATCGTCGGCGAACCGACCGGTCTCGACGTCTGTACGGCTGCCAAAGGGCGCTTTCAGGGAACGATTCACCTCTCGGGGGCGAACGCCCACGCGGCAGAACCCGAAACCGGAACCAACGCGGTCGCGGCGCTGGAACCCGTCCTCGAGTCGATCCGGACATTCGAAGAGCGCGAGGATTCGCCGCCGGCGCATCCCCAACTCGGTGCGGCGACTCTTACCCCCACCGTCGTGGAGGGTGGTGAGGCGACCAATCAGGTGCCAGCAGACTGCGCACTGACGGTCGACCGCCGGAGCGTCCCGCCCGAGACGGCCGACGAATTCCACGAGTCGCTCACTGCCCACTTGCGAGCCGCGGTTCCCGACGACGTGGACGTCGAATTCCACTTCACCGATCGGCCGACGCCGTTTCTCGAGGCCTGGGAGACCGATCCGGACGCTCGAGTCGTCGATGTCCTCGCGGACGCAGCGGGCGGTGACGTCCGCCCGTTCACCGCCGCGACGGAGGCGTCTTACTTCGCCGCGGACGCGCCGACGGTCGTCTTCGGTCCCGGCGTCCTCGCCGACGAGGAGGGTGCCGTCGCACACGCCCCGCGCGAATACGTGCGGGTCGCTGACGTGCGAGCAGCGGCTCGTGCACTCGAGACGACGCTCTCGGAACTACTCGCGTAG
- a CDS encoding YgaP family membrane protein: MKKNVGGIDRTGRLVVGAAAVLAGIAALMGFWTVGIVTAVIALTIGGILLVTGTTQKCPINDAAGIDTTE, translated from the coding sequence ATGAAAAAGAACGTCGGAGGGATCGATCGCACCGGGCGTCTCGTCGTCGGCGCGGCGGCTGTGCTGGCCGGTATCGCCGCGTTGATGGGCTTTTGGACGGTCGGAATCGTGACCGCAGTCATCGCCCTCACCATCGGAGGAATCCTGTTGGTGACTGGAACGACCCAGAAGTGTCCGATCAACGACGCCGCCGGAATCGATACGACCGAGTGA